From Kineosporia succinea, the proteins below share one genomic window:
- a CDS encoding glycoside hydrolase family protein, which produces MTRRHQRLVGIIAAITLVVAGLGYLGLRSRSSNANAASAALVSTDVPVTSPSTATTTSTISPSNSRALKEKAAEARRQAKALKARIAKAREAARPTASPTPKPGSGSGSSTTPPAAPATSSAKKGAALWNQDGITASLKDSGVSWFYNWAPDPQGVQAPAGVEFVPMIWGADSVTAANLATVKKNGDTLLGFNEPDLGEQSNMSVEKALELWPQLEKTGMRLGSPAVAWGADADGEWLDRFMDGAGSSVDFITLHWYGSDFNSTNATAQLKSYIEATHKKYGKPIWLTEYSLMNFAAGAQKFPSAANQAEFVEKSTKMLESLDYVEHYSWFAFPTSKNGQDETGLYRPGGTLTAPGKAYRSAG; this is translated from the coding sequence GTGACTCGCCGCCATCAGCGCCTCGTCGGAATCATCGCCGCCATCACCCTGGTCGTCGCCGGACTCGGCTACCTGGGTCTGCGGTCGCGGTCGTCGAACGCGAATGCCGCCTCGGCCGCCCTGGTCTCCACCGACGTTCCGGTGACCTCGCCCAGCACGGCGACCACCACGTCCACCATCAGCCCCTCGAACAGCCGGGCGCTGAAAGAGAAGGCGGCCGAGGCCCGGCGGCAGGCGAAGGCACTGAAGGCCCGCATCGCGAAGGCCCGTGAAGCGGCGAGGCCGACGGCGAGCCCCACCCCGAAACCCGGCTCGGGTTCCGGATCTTCGACGACGCCTCCCGCTGCCCCGGCGACCTCGTCGGCGAAGAAGGGCGCGGCGCTGTGGAACCAGGACGGCATCACCGCGTCGCTGAAGGATTCCGGCGTGAGCTGGTTCTACAACTGGGCACCCGACCCGCAGGGCGTTCAGGCGCCGGCCGGTGTCGAGTTCGTGCCGATGATCTGGGGTGCCGACTCGGTGACGGCGGCCAACCTCGCCACGGTGAAGAAGAACGGTGACACGCTGCTCGGTTTCAACGAGCCCGACCTGGGTGAGCAGTCGAACATGTCGGTCGAGAAGGCGCTGGAACTGTGGCCGCAGCTCGAGAAGACCGGCATGCGACTGGGCAGCCCGGCAGTGGCCTGGGGCGCCGACGCCGACGGCGAGTGGCTCGACCGGTTCATGGACGGGGCCGGGTCTTCCGTCGACTTCATCACGCTGCACTGGTACGGCTCGGACTTCAACAGCACCAACGCCACGGCGCAGCTCAAGTCGTACATCGAGGCGACGCACAAGAAGTACGGCAAGCCGATCTGGCTGACGGAGTACTCGCTGATGAACTTCGCGGCGGGGGCGCAGAAGTTCCCGAGTGCGGCGAACCAGGCCGAGTTCGTGGAGAAGTCGACGAAGATGCTCGAGAGCCTCGACTACGTCGAGCACTACTCCTGGTTCGCCTTCCCGACCTCGAAGAACGGGCAGGACGAGACCGGCCTGTACCGCCCGGGCGGTACACTGACGGCGCCGGGCAAGGCGTACCGCTCAGCCGGCTGA
- a CDS encoding cysteine desulfurase-like protein yields MVDLMNVEKLRSHFPALAEGAAHFDGAGGTQTADVVGDAVRATMLSDISNRNTVTAAERRAEEVVVQARRALADLLDADPGGVIFGRSMTQLTFDLSRTLAKTWRAGDEVVVTRLDHDANVRPWVIAAQSAGATVRWIDFDPATGELDDVRAQLTDRTRLVAVTGASNLIGTKPALRLIADAAHEAGALFFVDAVHLTAHAPVSLTEFGADFLACSPYKFFGPHSGVIAAAPELLAELQPDKLVPSGNNVPERFELGTLPYELMAGVTAAIDFIAGIAPGSETGRRQQLISSLRAITAHEDRLRARIEDALVTLADVSGLTLWSRAANRTPTMLITFAEHEAADAYPFLADLGVYAPAGSFYAYETARRLGLGPAGGLRIGLSPYNNDDDVDRLLTGLKAFVAR; encoded by the coding sequence ATGGTCGATCTGATGAACGTCGAGAAGCTCCGGTCCCACTTCCCCGCCCTGGCCGAGGGCGCCGCGCACTTCGACGGCGCCGGGGGCACCCAGACCGCCGACGTGGTCGGTGACGCCGTGCGCGCCACCATGCTGTCGGACATCTCCAACCGGAACACGGTCACCGCCGCCGAGCGCCGCGCCGAAGAGGTCGTCGTCCAGGCCCGGCGGGCCCTGGCCGACCTGCTCGACGCTGATCCGGGCGGCGTGATCTTCGGGCGCAGCATGACCCAGCTGACCTTCGACCTCTCGCGCACCCTGGCCAAGACCTGGCGTGCGGGCGACGAGGTCGTCGTCACCCGCCTCGACCACGACGCGAACGTGCGTCCCTGGGTGATCGCGGCGCAGTCGGCGGGTGCGACCGTCCGCTGGATCGACTTCGACCCGGCCACCGGTGAGCTCGACGACGTCCGCGCCCAGCTCACCGACCGCACACGCCTCGTCGCGGTGACCGGCGCGTCCAATCTGATCGGCACCAAACCAGCGCTCCGGCTCATCGCCGACGCGGCGCACGAGGCCGGTGCCCTCTTCTTCGTCGACGCCGTGCACCTCACCGCCCACGCGCCGGTGTCGCTGACCGAGTTCGGCGCGGACTTCCTGGCCTGCTCCCCCTACAAGTTCTTCGGCCCGCACAGTGGCGTGATCGCGGCCGCCCCCGAACTGCTGGCCGAGCTGCAGCCCGACAAGCTGGTGCCCTCCGGCAACAACGTGCCCGAGCGGTTCGAGCTGGGCACGCTGCCCTACGAGCTGATGGCGGGGGTCACCGCCGCCATCGACTTCATCGCGGGCATCGCCCCCGGTTCCGAGACCGGCCGCCGGCAGCAGCTGATCTCGTCGCTCCGCGCGATCACGGCGCACGAAGATCGTTTGCGGGCCCGAATTGAGGACGCCCTGGTCACCCTGGCCGACGTCAGCGGGCTCACGCTGTGGTCACGGGCCGCCAACCGCACCCCGACGATGCTCATCACCTTCGCCGAGCACGAGGCCGCGGACGCCTACCCGTTCCTCGCCGACCTCGGTGTCTATGCCCCGGCCGGCTCGTTCTACGCCTACGAGACGGCGCGCCGGCTCGGCCTGGGCCCGGCCGGCGGCCTGCGGATCGGCCTGTCCCCCTACAACAACGACGACGACGTCGACCGGCTGCTCACCGGTCTGAAGGCCTTCGTCGCGAGGTAG
- a CDS encoding MFS transporter, translating to MASVQSVDTSAEVDNAPDPRRWWALGIIAIAQLMVVLDASIVNIALPSAQADLGISDANRQWVVTAYTLAFGGLLLLGGRIADYTGRKRIFLIGLIGFALASALGGAATNDVMLFGARALQGVFAALLAPAALSLLQVGFTDAKERARAFGVYGAISGGGAAIGLILGGVLTEYVSWRWCLFVNVPIAILAAVAAVGVVRESKAHGDTRYDIPGAVLVSGGLAALVYGFTQAAEATDGWTDTSTITWLVAAAVLLIGFVVWETRTHHPLLPLRVVLDRNRGAAYLSSLLIGAGLFAMFLFLAYYFQQNLGYSAVKSGFAFLPFSAGIIVSATVASSLMPKVNPRILLVVGGVLATAGLALLTRIELDSSWLTLILPAEVLISLGMGLFFVVSASLALTKVEEHDAGVASAMLNTSQQIGGALGTALLNTLFASAVTNWMVDNAAGGNPAEAAIHGYHVAFWVGSAFIATATVAVLLMVNARSKDLSAGDMVHVG from the coding sequence ATGGCGTCTGTACAGAGCGTCGACACCTCCGCCGAGGTCGACAACGCCCCCGATCCCCGCCGGTGGTGGGCCCTCGGGATCATTGCCATCGCCCAGCTGATGGTCGTGCTCGACGCGTCCATCGTGAACATCGCCCTGCCCTCGGCCCAGGCCGACCTCGGCATCAGCGACGCCAACCGCCAGTGGGTCGTCACCGCCTACACGCTGGCCTTCGGCGGTCTGCTGCTGCTCGGTGGGCGCATCGCCGACTACACCGGTCGCAAGCGCATCTTCCTGATCGGCCTGATCGGCTTCGCCCTCGCCTCGGCCCTGGGCGGCGCCGCCACCAACGACGTGATGCTCTTCGGCGCCCGCGCGCTGCAGGGTGTCTTCGCGGCTCTCCTGGCCCCGGCCGCCCTTTCGCTGCTGCAGGTGGGCTTCACCGACGCCAAGGAACGCGCCCGCGCGTTCGGTGTCTACGGTGCGATCTCCGGCGGTGGCGCGGCCATCGGCCTGATCCTCGGCGGCGTGCTCACCGAGTACGTGAGCTGGCGCTGGTGCCTCTTCGTCAACGTGCCGATCGCGATCCTCGCCGCGGTCGCCGCCGTCGGCGTGGTGCGTGAGAGCAAGGCCCACGGCGACACCCGTTACGACATCCCCGGCGCTGTCCTGGTCAGCGGTGGCCTGGCCGCCCTGGTCTACGGCTTCACCCAGGCCGCCGAGGCCACCGACGGCTGGACCGACACCAGCACGATCACCTGGCTCGTCGCCGCGGCCGTGCTGCTGATCGGCTTCGTGGTCTGGGAGACCCGCACGCACCACCCGCTCCTGCCGCTGCGCGTCGTGCTCGACCGCAACCGGGGTGCCGCGTACCTGTCCTCCCTGCTCATCGGGGCCGGCCTGTTCGCCATGTTCCTGTTCCTGGCCTACTACTTCCAGCAGAACCTGGGCTACAGCGCGGTCAAGTCCGGCTTCGCGTTCCTGCCCTTCAGCGCCGGCATCATCGTGTCCGCCACCGTGGCCAGCAGCCTGATGCCGAAGGTCAACCCACGGATCCTGCTCGTCGTCGGCGGTGTGCTGGCAACGGCCGGTCTGGCGCTGCTCACCCGCATCGAGCTCGACAGCAGCTGGCTCACGCTGATCCTGCCCGCCGAGGTCCTGATCAGCCTGGGCATGGGCCTGTTCTTCGTGGTCTCGGCCAGCCTGGCGCTGACCAAGGTCGAGGAGCACGACGCCGGTGTCGCCAGCGCCATGCTCAACACCAGCCAGCAGATCGGTGGCGCGCTCGGAACGGCGCTGCTGAACACGCTCTTCGCGAGCGCCGTCACCAACTGGATGGTCGACAACGCGGCCGGTGGCAACCCGGCCGAGGCCGCGATCCACGGGTACCACGTGGCCTTCTGGGTGGGCTCGGCGTTCATCGCCACCGCCACGGTCGCCGTGCTGCTCATGGTCAACGCCCGCAGCAAGGACCTCTCCGCCGGCGACATGGTCCACGTCGGCTGA
- a CDS encoding macro domain-containing protein gives MRVKHVVHAVGPRFGVDEPADELLAAAYASSLRRCEEVGATSVAFPALSTGAYGYPLLEACRISVQALRAAETSVNRCLLYAFDVKTRRFWVRALS, from the coding sequence GTGCGGGTCAAGCACGTGGTGCACGCCGTCGGGCCGCGGTTCGGGGTCGACGAGCCGGCGGACGAGCTGCTCGCCGCCGCCTACGCCTCGAGTCTGCGTCGGTGCGAGGAGGTGGGTGCGACGAGCGTGGCCTTCCCCGCCCTCTCGACGGGCGCCTACGGCTACCCGTTGCTGGAGGCCTGCCGGATCAGCGTCCAGGCCCTGCGCGCCGCCGAGACCTCGGTGAACCGTTGCCTGCTCTACGCTTTCGATGTCAAGACCCGGAGGTTCTGGGTACGTGCGCTGAGCTGA
- a CDS encoding SDR family NAD(P)-dependent oxidoreductase, translating to MATYDVAGRSAIVTGAGSGIGRAVAHLLGANGASVIVSDISAESADVVVKEIISAGGAAQAVVGDVSDIAVHKALVEAANALAPLKIAVNNAGIGGPAAPIAEYDVEKWKKVVEVNLNAVFYGVHEQIPAMIANGGGSVINMASVLASVGIANSSAYVTTKHALLGLTKNAALEHSAQGVRVNAVGPGFIHTPLVDATLDADAQSFLAGQHALNRLGTPEEVAALVAFLASDAASFITGSYHLVDGGYSAH from the coding sequence ATGGCCACGTACGACGTAGCAGGCCGCTCGGCGATCGTCACCGGTGCCGGTTCGGGCATCGGGCGGGCCGTCGCCCACCTGCTGGGCGCCAACGGTGCCAGTGTCATCGTGTCCGACATCAGCGCCGAGAGCGCGGACGTCGTGGTCAAGGAGATCATCTCCGCCGGTGGCGCCGCCCAGGCCGTGGTCGGCGACGTCAGTGACATCGCCGTGCACAAGGCGCTGGTCGAGGCCGCGAACGCGCTGGCCCCGCTGAAGATCGCGGTCAACAACGCCGGTATCGGTGGCCCGGCCGCCCCGATCGCCGAGTACGACGTCGAGAAGTGGAAGAAGGTCGTCGAGGTCAACCTCAACGCCGTCTTCTACGGTGTGCACGAGCAGATCCCGGCGATGATCGCGAACGGCGGCGGCTCTGTGATCAACATGGCGTCGGTGCTGGCCTCGGTCGGTATCGCCAACAGCTCGGCCTACGTCACCACCAAGCACGCGCTGCTCGGCCTGACCAAGAACGCCGCCCTCGAGCACTCGGCCCAGGGTGTGCGCGTGAACGCGGTCGGCCCCGGTTTCATCCACACCCCGCTGGTCGACGCCACGCTCGACGCCGACGCCCAGTCGTTCCTGGCCGGCCAGCACGCCCTGAACCGTCTCGGCACGCCGGAGGAGGTCGCGGCGCTCGTCGCCTTCCTGGCGTCCGACGCGGCGAGCTTCATCACGGGCAGCTACCACCTGGTGGACGGCGGGTACTCGGCGCACTGA
- a CDS encoding TetR/AcrR family transcriptional regulator, with amino-acid sequence MNSPLSSPEEATADTLALVGADRAQNCRPLRKDAERNRQRILDAARTLVAAQGLSVSHDQLAVAADVAVGTVYRRFPDKDSLLEALFADEIDQVVCIAQASLEVADPWKALVGFVTRSLELQAGNRGLKEFLMHNVTSDSMSDCRARIIPVIDQIVARAHRANVIRSGITSYDLGMIPLMVGPVMDGCRAVQPDLWRRSLDIVLEGLRSCPDRDQLPEAQLDADEFLEVMRCAHTASGRQAAPAKR; translated from the coding sequence ATGAACTCTCCACTTAGCTCGCCCGAAGAGGCGACGGCGGATACACTTGCCCTCGTGGGCGCCGACCGTGCACAGAACTGCCGGCCGCTGCGGAAAGATGCGGAGCGCAACCGGCAGCGGATCCTTGATGCTGCCCGCACGCTCGTTGCAGCGCAGGGTCTTTCGGTGAGTCACGACCAGCTGGCCGTGGCCGCCGATGTCGCGGTGGGCACGGTCTACCGGCGTTTCCCCGACAAGGACTCGCTGCTCGAGGCTCTCTTCGCCGACGAGATCGACCAGGTCGTGTGCATCGCTCAGGCCTCGCTCGAGGTCGCCGACCCGTGGAAGGCCCTCGTCGGGTTCGTCACCCGGTCGCTCGAGCTGCAGGCCGGCAACCGGGGGCTCAAAGAGTTCCTGATGCACAACGTGACCAGTGACAGCATGTCCGACTGCCGGGCCCGCATCATCCCGGTGATCGACCAGATCGTGGCCCGGGCGCACCGGGCCAACGTCATCCGGTCCGGCATCACCTCCTACGACCTGGGCATGATCCCGCTCATGGTCGGCCCGGTGATGGACGGGTGCCGCGCCGTGCAGCCCGACCTGTGGCGCCGCTCGCTCGACATCGTGCTCGAGGGGCTGCGCTCCTGCCCCGACCGCGACCAGTTGCCCGAGGCCCAGCTCGACGCCGACGAGTTCCTCGAGGTCATGCGCTGCGCCCACACCGCTTCCGGTCGTCAGGCGGCCCCGGCCAAACGCTAG
- a CDS encoding alpha/beta fold hydrolase, whose translation MQRREHRVPVTPDYELWVEERGSGTPLVLVMGANASGAAWPDGLVDALAAEHRVIRFDHRDTGRSTWAFDEHPYALTDLASDVVAVLDALGVAKAHVVGMSLGGTLVQLLLLDHPERLFSATVLATAALDAWQVEGMPGPSPQLLDLWEHLSDERDARQEMAFRVEHWRLLNGPVIPFDDDEFRRQEQVVIEHTGHDGSSTAHARASQDGLDRGAELAAVTVPTLVLEAPADPINPPPHAEHIARVIGNARLVSIPGMGHALPSAVHAPLAAAVLEFTSSVPTND comes from the coding sequence ATGCAGCGACGTGAGCATCGGGTCCCGGTCACGCCGGACTACGAATTGTGGGTCGAGGAACGCGGTTCGGGCACACCGCTCGTGCTGGTGATGGGCGCGAACGCCAGCGGCGCGGCCTGGCCCGACGGGCTGGTCGACGCCCTCGCCGCCGAGCACCGGGTGATCCGGTTCGACCACCGTGACACCGGCCGCTCCACCTGGGCTTTCGACGAGCATCCGTACGCCCTCACCGATCTGGCCTCCGACGTGGTGGCCGTGCTGGACGCGCTCGGGGTCGCGAAGGCACACGTCGTGGGCATGTCGCTGGGCGGCACGCTGGTGCAGCTGCTGCTGCTCGATCATCCGGAGAGACTTTTCAGCGCAACAGTTCTCGCGACCGCCGCGCTCGACGCCTGGCAGGTCGAGGGGATGCCGGGCCCGTCGCCGCAGCTGCTCGACCTCTGGGAACACCTCAGCGACGAGCGTGACGCGCGGCAGGAGATGGCTTTTCGGGTCGAGCACTGGCGTCTGCTCAACGGTCCGGTGATCCCGTTCGACGACGACGAGTTCCGGCGTCAGGAGCAGGTCGTGATCGAGCACACCGGTCACGACGGCTCGTCGACCGCTCACGCCCGGGCGTCCCAGGACGGTCTCGATCGCGGCGCCGAACTGGCCGCGGTGACGGTGCCCACGCTCGTGCTGGAGGCGCCGGCCGATCCGATCAACCCGCCGCCGCACGCCGAGCACATCGCCCGGGTGATCGGAAACGCCCGGCTGGTGAGCATTCCCGGGATGGGGCACGCCCTGCCGTCGGCGGTGCACGCGCCCCTGGCGGCGGCGGTGCTGGAGTTCACTTCTTCGGTGCCCACCAACGATTGA
- the ychF gene encoding redox-regulated ATPase YchF codes for MALTIGIVGLPNVGKSTLFNALTKAEVLAANYPFATIEPNVGVVPLPDERLGKLAGVFGSERLVPATVSFVDIAGIVKGASEGEGLGNKFLANIREADAICQVVRAFVDDDVIHVAGRVDPADDIEVIHTELMLADLQTLEKAVPRLEKEVKGKKADKAVLDAAVAAQKLLEAGTTLAQGAAKAGIEMEHLRELSLMTSKPFIYVFNVDEDGLSDEKLHARMRELVAPADAIFLNAKLESELIELEEEEAAELLSSVGQEESGMDQLAKVGFHTLGLQTYLTAGPKESRAWTIHQGWTAPQAAGVIHTDFQRGFIKAEIVGFDDLMDAGSMAEAKSKGKVRMEGKDYVMQDGDVVEFRFNV; via the coding sequence GTGGCACTCACCATCGGCATCGTCGGTCTCCCGAACGTCGGCAAGTCGACGCTCTTCAACGCGCTCACCAAGGCGGAGGTTCTCGCGGCGAACTACCCGTTCGCCACGATCGAGCCCAACGTCGGTGTCGTCCCGCTTCCCGACGAGCGGCTCGGCAAGCTGGCCGGGGTGTTCGGCAGCGAGCGGCTGGTGCCGGCCACGGTGTCGTTCGTCGACATCGCGGGCATCGTGAAGGGCGCCAGCGAGGGTGAGGGGCTGGGCAACAAGTTCCTGGCCAACATCCGCGAGGCTGACGCGATCTGCCAGGTGGTGCGGGCGTTCGTCGACGACGACGTCATCCACGTCGCGGGCCGGGTCGACCCCGCCGACGACATCGAGGTCATCCACACCGAGCTGATGCTGGCCGACCTGCAGACGCTCGAGAAGGCTGTCCCCCGCCTCGAGAAGGAGGTCAAGGGCAAGAAGGCCGACAAGGCCGTGCTCGACGCCGCCGTGGCCGCGCAGAAACTGCTCGAGGCCGGCACCACGCTGGCCCAGGGCGCCGCGAAGGCCGGCATTGAGATGGAGCACCTGCGCGAGCTCAGCCTGATGACGAGCAAGCCCTTCATCTACGTGTTCAACGTCGACGAAGACGGCCTGTCCGACGAGAAGCTGCACGCGAGGATGCGCGAGCTGGTGGCCCCGGCCGACGCGATCTTCCTCAACGCCAAGCTGGAGTCCGAGCTGATCGAGCTCGAGGAGGAAGAGGCCGCCGAGCTCCTCTCCAGCGTCGGCCAGGAGGAGTCCGGCATGGACCAGCTGGCCAAGGTCGGCTTCCACACGCTGGGCCTGCAGACCTACCTGACGGCCGGCCCGAAGGAGTCCCGCGCCTGGACGATCCACCAGGGCTGGACCGCCCCGCAGGCCGCCGGTGTCATCCACACCGACTTCCAGCGCGGGTTCATCAAGGCCGAGATCGTGGGCTTCGACGACCTGATGGACGCCGGCTCGATGGCCGAGGCGAAGTCCAAGGGCAAGGTGCGCATGGAGGGCAAGGACTACGTCATGCAGGACGGCGACGTGGTCGAGTTCCGCTTCAACGTGTAG
- a CDS encoding DinB family protein translates to MTRDMKSKLQEYLDETRDALVWKLEGLSEYDLRRPVVPTGTNLLGILKHVASVEAGYLGSVFGRPFADEPFPWLEDDAEPDGDFYATADETPEQFFDLYRRVRAHSDATIAALPLDATGTVSWWQAGHNTVTLEQIIVHMIYETGRHAGHADIVRELIDGAVGRLPGKTNLPDVTDAERTTRRDKLEELARRFA, encoded by the coding sequence ATGACCCGGGACATGAAGAGCAAACTCCAGGAGTACCTCGACGAGACGCGTGACGCTCTGGTCTGGAAGCTCGAGGGGCTGAGCGAGTACGACCTGCGGCGTCCGGTCGTGCCCACCGGCACGAACCTGCTCGGCATCCTGAAGCACGTGGCCAGCGTGGAGGCCGGGTACCTGGGATCGGTGTTCGGGCGGCCGTTCGCCGACGAGCCGTTCCCCTGGCTCGAGGACGACGCCGAGCCCGACGGCGACTTCTACGCCACGGCCGACGAGACGCCGGAGCAGTTCTTCGACCTCTACCGCCGGGTGCGCGCGCACTCCGACGCCACGATCGCGGCGCTCCCCCTCGACGCGACCGGCACGGTTTCCTGGTGGCAGGCCGGACACAACACGGTCACGCTCGAGCAGATCATCGTGCACATGATCTACGAGACCGGCCGGCACGCGGGCCACGCCGACATCGTGCGGGAACTGATCGACGGCGCGGTCGGGCGCCTGCCGGGCAAGACCAACCTGCCCGACGTCACCGACGCCGAGCGGACGACGCGACGCGACAAGCTCGAGGAGCTCGCCCGCCGCTTCGCGTGA
- a CDS encoding TetR/AcrR family transcriptional regulator, protein MDARQRRSRERLHQAVLRLAEERPVTQVSVSELAREAGVHRSTFYEHASSPDDLLRQALLADLDQLREEMIADTTRDLADVVNQVTMGVMRHIERNIPIYRRDLAYTSEVGLRSMLGAHFLESGRLLLELARKRVEVPVDGIPDEVAADIAARMVADGTVGAIAGWLERPELGIDDFMRIYREMVPQWWPLNGAPQG, encoded by the coding sequence ATGGACGCACGGCAACGCCGTAGCCGTGAGCGGTTGCATCAGGCCGTGCTCCGGCTGGCCGAGGAGCGGCCGGTCACGCAGGTCAGCGTGTCCGAGCTGGCCAGGGAGGCCGGCGTGCACCGGTCGACCTTCTACGAACACGCCTCGTCACCCGACGACCTGCTGCGTCAGGCCCTGCTGGCGGACCTCGACCAGCTACGGGAGGAGATGATCGCCGACACCACCCGGGACCTGGCCGACGTGGTCAACCAGGTCACGATGGGGGTGATGCGGCACATCGAGCGCAACATCCCGATCTACCGGCGCGACCTCGCCTACACCTCGGAGGTGGGTCTGCGCTCGATGCTCGGGGCGCACTTCCTGGAGTCGGGGCGGCTGCTGCTGGAGCTGGCCCGCAAGCGCGTCGAGGTGCCGGTCGACGGCATCCCCGACGAGGTGGCGGCCGACATCGCGGCCCGCATGGTCGCCGACGGCACGGTCGGGGCGATCGCCGGCTGGCTGGAACGCCCCGAACTCGGCATCGACGACTTCATGCGGATCTACCGCGAGATGGTCCCGCAGTGGTGGCCCCTGAACGGGGCGCCCCAGGGCTGA
- a CDS encoding ABC transporter family substrate-binding protein gives MRDKAWIAVLTAVTLALAACSGGDDGDDRPVDDRPAPTPAVSTAPITLTYATSAEFTSYNNNTADQANPANAAVLNQVLRAFWYYGPDGQAVPDTEFGSFEQTGTDPQTVRYTFADKAVWSDGEPIDCDDAVLAWAANIGRWPTGQVDQYTKAKLTAFSSLLPGAWAEASMPKCADGDRSFTVSFEKPYADWATLFGPGTILPAHIVEKGSCVKDLISAVKSGKSATMQKIGRYYNTGWLFSPGKYDAAIAPSAGPYQVASWKAGKEVTLEPNPKWWGTVPSAQHIVLKLVFPEDQAQALIDGTVQVVTPTPTEKVLKTLTDAGAAISVTSHDASGWEHADFNFDGALKSLALRQAFAKCLPRQQIVDDLIKPVNPQAQVLQARFRLPFQDGYDAFARTGGQDYASVDVAGARKILKKEKKLGTRVEIGYLAPDLRREREVALIKKSCGKAGFTIVDAGTPTFYSRELVRRDFDVALYNFTNSATVTQSSAIYGSGRQDNMNGYSSKKVDGLYKKLTAELDPAAQQDLLRQLDTALWDDLANVPIFVFPALLATDSKVQGVQYNPSWSGVTYNANTWTQAP, from the coding sequence TTGCGAGACAAGGCGTGGATCGCTGTGCTGACGGCCGTGACACTGGCCCTCGCGGCCTGCTCCGGGGGCGACGACGGAGACGATCGGCCGGTCGACGACCGGCCCGCTCCCACGCCGGCGGTGAGCACGGCGCCGATCACGCTGACGTACGCGACATCGGCGGAGTTCACGTCGTACAACAACAACACGGCCGACCAGGCCAACCCCGCGAACGCGGCCGTTCTCAACCAGGTGCTTCGCGCCTTCTGGTACTACGGGCCCGACGGGCAGGCGGTGCCGGACACCGAGTTCGGTTCGTTCGAGCAGACCGGAACCGACCCGCAGACCGTTCGGTACACCTTCGCCGACAAGGCCGTCTGGTCGGACGGGGAGCCGATCGACTGTGACGACGCGGTGCTGGCCTGGGCGGCCAACATCGGGCGGTGGCCCACCGGGCAGGTCGACCAGTACACGAAGGCCAAGCTGACGGCGTTCTCCTCGCTCCTGCCCGGGGCCTGGGCCGAGGCGTCGATGCCGAAGTGCGCCGATGGAGACCGCTCGTTCACGGTTTCGTTCGAGAAGCCCTACGCGGACTGGGCGACCCTCTTCGGCCCAGGGACGATCCTGCCCGCTCACATCGTCGAGAAAGGTTCCTGCGTCAAGGATCTGATCAGTGCCGTGAAGTCCGGCAAGAGCGCGACGATGCAGAAGATCGGCCGCTACTACAACACCGGATGGCTCTTCTCGCCCGGCAAGTACGACGCCGCGATCGCACCGAGTGCGGGCCCTTACCAGGTGGCGTCCTGGAAGGCGGGCAAGGAAGTGACGCTGGAGCCCAACCCGAAGTGGTGGGGCACCGTGCCGTCGGCCCAGCACATCGTCCTCAAGCTGGTCTTTCCCGAGGATCAGGCGCAGGCCCTGATCGACGGCACCGTCCAGGTGGTCACCCCGACGCCGACGGAGAAGGTTCTCAAGACCCTGACCGACGCGGGGGCAGCGATCAGCGTCACCAGTCATGACGCGTCGGGCTGGGAACATGCGGACTTCAACTTCGACGGCGCCCTCAAGAGTCTCGCTCTTCGCCAGGCCTTCGCGAAATGCCTTCCGCGGCAGCAGATCGTCGACGATCTGATCAAACCGGTGAACCCGCAGGCCCAGGTCTTGCAGGCTCGCTTCCGCCTGCCCTTCCAGGACGGGTACGACGCGTTCGCCCGGACCGGTGGGCAGGACTACGCCTCGGTGGACGTCGCCGGAGCCCGGAAGATCCTGAAGAAGGAGAAGAAACTGGGGACCCGGGTCGAGATCGGTTACCTGGCGCCCGACCTGCGCCGCGAGCGGGAGGTGGCCCTGATCAAGAAGTCCTGCGGCAAGGCCGGATTCACGATTGTGGACGCGGGCACCCCCACCTTCTACTCACGTGAGCTGGTACGTCGTGACTTCGACGTCGCCCTCTACAACTTCACCAACTCCGCCACGGTGACCCAGTCGTCCGCCATCTACGGCAGCGGGCGTCAAGACAACATGAACGGCTACAGCAGCAAGAAGGTCGACGGGCTCTACAAGAAGCTGACCGCCGAACTCGACCCCGCCGCCCAGCAGGACCTGCTGCGCCAGCTGGACACCGCCCTCTGGGACGACCTGGCCAACGTGCCCATCTTCGTCTTCCCGGCCCTCCTCGCCACCGACAGCAAGGTGCAGGGCGTGCAGTACAACCCCAGCTGGTCGGGCGTCACCTACAACGCGAACACCTGGACGCAGGCCCCGTAG